From Thermoplasmatales archaeon:
AATCTCTTCAATAAACTCTGGAAAAAATGTTCCTCATGTTGCAAGATTTACCCTTGTTGCATTTTTAAATGAAATTGGAATGGATGAAAAAGAAATACTTGCACTTTTCTCAAAATCTCCAGATTTCAATGAAGAAAAAGCTTTATATCAGATACATCATATAACAGGAAAAATATCAAGTACAGTTTATGTTGCCCCCAAATGCTCTACCATAAGGACATGGGGCTTCTGCTTTCCAGATGAAAAATGCAGGGGGGTATTTCATCCATTTATGTATTACAGGAGGAAAAAATGAATTTTTTGAAAAGAAAATTTTTCTCATATTATTTGCACCCGAAAATAATTTTTCCAAATAGAATTGATAGGAGGGAATATGCCTTCATTCCTTTTGACGGGGAAATGCGCCGCCACCTCGCATTTGCATCGAAAGAAAAAATCCTTGAATATTTGAAAAATGAAGTTCCAGCCCATGCTTACTATTCCTCTGCTTACTATTTGCATCCTTCAGCGGAAAGAATGGATGAGAAAAAATGGATGGGTGCAGACCTTATTTTTGATTTAGATGCAGACCATCTTCCAAATGCAAGTCAGATGAGCTATGAGCAATCTCTGGAAGAAGTAAAAAAAGAAGCAAGTAAGCTTTTATCTTTTCTTACAGATGATTTTGGTTTCTCTGAAAATGAAATAGAAATTTATTTCAGTGGTAGCAGGGGATACCATTTTCATGTAAAAAATAGCAGAATTTTATCTCTTGGCAGTCAGGAAAGAAGGGAAATTGTTGATTATGTTACTGGAAGAGGCTTAATAATTGAAAATGTTTTAAAGGAGAGGATTATTCCAAAAGGAAAATTTCAGGATAAAACAATTGAAATTGATATAAAGCCAGGATGGAAAAAAAGATTTGCTCATGCATTAGTAAATTTTTTTAAAGAGATAAAGGCAAAAGAGAAAGAAGAGGCAATAAATGCATTAATTGAAATAGGGAAAAGCAGAAAGGTTGCGGAAGAGCTATATGATTTACTCACTGATGAAAGAATTAAAAGGATAGAAGAAGGAAAAATTGACCAGGCAACATCATTTAAAAAAATAATCAAACCCCTAATGGAAAAAATATTTATTTCATTGCAAAGCGGGGCGGATGAGCCAGTTACTTCTGATATAAAAAGGTTAATACGCCTTCCTGGCTCCCTTCATGGGAAGAGCGGGCTCATGGTTGCGAAAGTTAGTTCAATAGATGATTTCAATCCGCTATGCGATGCGGTTGTTTTTGGAAGCGAGGAAATAGAAGTAAATGTTGTTAAGCCTTTAAGTATAAGAATGATGGAAAATAGCTTTGAGCTTAAGGAAGGGAAGGAAAAACTGCCAGAATATCTTGCTGTTTTTTTAATTGCAAGAGGATTTGCAACTATTTAATTTTCTTCATTTTTTCTCTTGCATAAATAGCTCCAGCTATGACAACTATTACCATAAATATCAATACATAGATTCCATATTTCCCTTCAAATATTTCATTTGGGTACCCCTTTGCTCCAAATAGGAAGTGTCCATCGATATTTTCGCCTTCGAAACTCTGTGGCTTTTCCCATTTGTATTGTGGAGACCATACCTTCAATTTTGGATCTCCAAAATAGCACAAATTCTCCTTTATATCCCACCACCACTGCTTTGTTAAATATCCTATTCCAGTATGAAGTATGCTATCTGAAAATGCCTCACCAACTGTTTTTCCAAGAGCGATATCTCTTGAAAACATTTCAACAGCAAAAGCAGAATACCAGGATGTTTCCCATGGGTCAATAACCTGAAATACAGAGCCATGCCTGACGAGGGTTAAATGCAGGTAAGTATTTGAAATCAGGCAGGAGCCAGCGTTAAAGCCACATGAATGAATATTTTTAAGAGCATTATCAATATCATATCCAGTATAATCAGTCGTTCTCAATCTTCCAAAAATAACAGTTATAATATTTCCATCATAACCCGCTTTTCTGCCAAAAAATGTATTTTTTAATATTGGCGTATCGCTTATTTTTGCAGGAACAATATCAATTCCAAAGAGCTTACTCTGGCTTAAAACATCAGGCTCCTCAGTTGAGCCATCCAAGTAGCCAGGTAAATAAATTTCATATCCCCTCCATGGATTTTCCTCTATTGTTGGCAGGGATATATTTATTCCAGCAAAGCCAGGCATTCCATAAGGATTCCAGAAAGAGATTGCGCCGCCGTCTCCGTGCCATCCATGTGTGCATTCGAGCCACATTATTACTCCGCGATTAAGATTTTCCATTGTTGCCGAGAAATTTGTTGTATATGCAACGCTATATCCTGCTTTTTCTAAATAAAATGGAACAACCTCACTTTCGGTTAAATCTGGCCAGTATGAGCCATATTTTCCATACTTTGCAAGAACATCATTATCTATTGGGTGGTTGGATGGTTCATAATACGGGGTTATTCCGCTTGCACAAGTGTATGTAAATCCCCAGAATTGGCTTGCTCTCTCATTGAAGCGATGAGCATATGTAATCCATGAATTTAAAACAGGATAAACAAATTTTTCTTCTTGGCTTGGCTTTATTATTTCAAGCAATCCATTTGCTTTTCTCCTGCTCTCACTTCCATTTATCAGCATGATTCCATCGCTGTTTAAAGCAGGATTTGCAAATATAACCGCTGGATAAAAGGCACTTCTGCATATCCAATAACTTGCATCAACAGGTGAGCCAAATATTCTTCCAGGATAAGCAGCTCCAACAAATGCCCTGTCCCATGGTGTTCCTATATCAAATTGATCCGCAACAGTTAGCATATATTCTATCTTTCCTGGCTTATCAAATCCAATTTTGCCAAAGAAATCATATGCCTGCTTTGCTGTTAAATACATTGCAGCAACATTTGGCTCCTCATCCCTTATAGCATGCTTCTTCCACCATTCATTATGCCATACAACCGCCATTGAGAGCTCTTCATGCATATCAGTAATTAATAGAGGGCATCCATGGTGCGCCGCCGCATAGCTTGCTGGTCCTATGAAAAGAGCACCTTGCATCTCTCCGCTTGGCTTCAATTCATCTGTTGCCATATATGTCCATGGGTCAAGAGTGGAAATCACTATATCATCTGATTTTGTTCTATTTTTTATCTCGTTATAAATACTTTCCAAGTTGTTGAATTCCTGAATGCTTGCAAACCTGAGGCTTGTTTTTATTCCAGCAATCTCGTTAGCAGTATTTATAAGATATATATTTTTTGCACCGAGCTTTTTAATCGCATCTAAAACGCATGAAGGCAATTCATTTGCTTTTGTATACAGCAATGGAGCATTTAATAGCGAGGCAAGTATTGCTCCTTCTGCAGCGTTAGCCATATAGCTTGCTGTATCTTTACTCATTTTGTTTTCCCATGAATATTTTAGTGTATAGCTTATTTCCTTATCTGTTTCGTTCATCTGCACAATAATTGCCTTATATTTTCCTTCTCCAAGCTGGTCTACTTTTAAGGTTTGTTTTGTATCATTTGAAGAAGAATATGCAATTGGCACATTATTTTCATCAACTATTATCAATCCAAGCCTTGTATTTCCACTCAGCTCAAAAGTTATGTTTCTTGCCATGAAGGGCGCTTCAATCAATTCAACTTCGCAGCCAGGATAAAGAACAATTTCAACATAATAAGGAACCTTTCCAGTAATTGTTGCAACCAATCTCTGGAAAAATGTTCCATATGCATCTCTTAAAATTTTCTTTGTTGGTATATCTGTTATTGCTGCCTTCCACATCCCGCTTGAATATATATATGTAGAGGTCTCCTCATAGGGCCCCCACATAACATTCCAGGTTTCAGAAGCAGCCACCTCCATGAGCTCGCCTTCATAATTGCAATACAACTGCAAATCGGGGTCAGCAGAAGGAAGTGTCACTCCTCCCTGAAGCAACCCCAGCGTGGCAATCGCCATAAAATTCGGCAGCCAGCTGGCGCAGGGCCACCAAAGGTTTGCCTCCAAATACTTATATCCTTCTGGAACATAAAAGCTATTATATTGAGGGGCAAGGCTATCCTGCTTTATCCCTTCAACAGTTATTTCTTTTATTTCTTTTGGTGAGAATTTTCCGCTTATCTGCTCACTTGTTTTATTGCTTTCATATACATATTCTCCAACTATTGCAAGAACCACATCATTGCTGTAACTCCATTCATGAAGCGCTATTTTGCTTGATATATCATATATATCATCGCTATTTATATGGGATACATTTTCTCCCTTCCATGGCTCCTGTTCAACATTTATATAACTAATATCATCCAATTTTCCGCAGTATTTTATCCAGTCCTCCATGAAATAGTCCAGTCCTTGTCTGGCATTGAGATATTTTTCCTTGTCATAATCCTGATAGAACAGCAATGGATATGAATAAATTTTATCTGTTTCTTTATCATAAAAAACACTCGCTGGTATGGAAGCAAGATATGCAAAATCATCTAAAAAGTTTTTCTCATCAAATTTAACAAAAGTTGCTTTTTTAATCGGAACAACCTTATTCCAACTTATTCCATCAAAACCTGCATATATGCTTTTTTCTTGGGCAAAAACCGGCATTACAACCATTATAGAGATTATAACAGGAACGATTGCATGTTTCATGAAGATAAATGAATAATTAATATATAAGGATTTTACTTACAATTATGCTCACCTATGAAAAGTTAAGAAATATAGATGAAATGGAAAGAAATACCTCATCATTAACAAAAGTTGATATGGATTTTTATTCTCAGGCAATTAGCTACATGGAAGAAATAGAAAGTAGAATAGAAAAAGAAAAGGAAAGTCCTTCCCATAAAATAATGATTTTATCTGATGAGTTAAGAAATACAAAAAGATTGCTGCAGAGCATATTTGAAAGAAGGGAAAGGAAAATCATAAGTTTTGCCCTTCATTCCGCAAGAACTGGAAAGGAAATGCCTGAGAATATGACAAATGAAGAAAAAATTTTTTATGAAGAACTTTTAAATGTTATAAATGCTTATAGAAAAAAAATTTTTGAGAGAAAGAAGGATTTTGCCATTTTAAGGATAAAAAAAGAAATTCCTCAATTTGTTGGAAATGATATGAAAAAATATTTGCTGAATAAGGAAGATGTTGTATGTTTGCCATATAATTTGGCAAAATTAATAATTGAGAGGGATGCTGGAGAAGAAATCAATGCAAATTTTTGATTTCTTCAAGAATTTTTGAAATAATTTCGCTGCATTTGCCCCGCAACACATAATCTGCTAAATGAGTTATTTCAGTGTCTTCAACATTTATTTCAACAATCTTTGCCCCATTTCTTTTTGCAATAACTGGGATATAGGCAGCGGGATAAACAGAACAGCTTGTTCCAATTACAAGAATTAAATCGCATTTTTCAGCAAGTTCAAAAGATTTTTCTATTGCATCTTTAGGAATTTCCTCACCGAACATTATCATATCTGGCTTCACCAGCCCGCCGCACCCGCAAATTCTCATTTCCTCTTCCATATCAAATTTTCTTCCGCATTTAATGCATTTCAATCTTGAAAAATTTCCATGGAATTCAATAATATTTTTGCTTCCCGCTTTTGCGTGCAGGTTATCAACATTCTGGGTTATTATCGCCTTTACTATCCCTTTCTTCTCCATATCGGCAAGTGCAATATGTGCAATATTTGGTTCTGCATTTTTAAATCCATCTATCATTTCTTCAAAAAATTTCCATATCTTTGATGGATTTTTAACAAAACTTTCTATTGTTCCATATTCATTTATATCATATTTACTCCATATCCCATTTTTCCCTCTGAAATCTGGTATTCCTGATTCAGTTGATATTCCAGCTCCTGTAAGGGCTATGCAGAATTTCGAATTTTTGATTTCTTTTGCAACTTCTTTCATGTGCCTTCCTTCCATCCCGCCATATATTTTTTCTGCTCTTCTGTGAGCCTGTCTATCTTTATTCCCATTGTTTTAAGCTTTCTTCTTGCCACTTCACGGTCAATTTCTTCTGTGAGCCTATAAACCTTATTCTCCAGTTTTCCCTTATTTTCAACAAGCCATTTAACAGCCATTGCCTGATTTGCAAAAGACATATCCATAACTTCTGGAGGATGCCCCTCAGCTCCTGCAAGATTTACAAGCCTTCCCTCGGCAAGAAGGTAAATTTTTTTTCCATTTTTAAGATGATATGCAACTAAATTTTCCCTTATTTCCTCCTTTTTAACTTTTTCTTCTTCAAGCCATTCAACATCTATCTCATTGTCAAAATGCCCGGAATTTGCAAGAATTGCCCCGTCCTTCATTTTTTTAATCTCATGTCCCCCAATCACATGCTTATTTCCAGTTACAGTTACAAATATGTCGCCTATTTTAGCAGCCTCTCCCATCTGCATAACCTCAAATCCATCCATAACTGCTTCGAGCGCCTTAATTTCATCCACCTCGCAAACAATAACTCTTGCCCCCATCCCTCGCGCGCGCATCGCCAGCCCGCGCCCGCACCACCCATAGCCAGCAACAACAAATTTTTTGCCCGCAAGCAGGAGGGAGGTTGTTCTTAAAATTCCATCTATTGTGCTCTGTCCAGTTCCATATCTATTGTCAAATAAATATTTTGTAAATGATTCATTTACTGCAACAACTGGATAAGAAAGAACACCCTCTTTTTCCATAGCAATTTGTCTCTTAACTCCTGTTGTTGTCTCCTCTGTCCCTCCTATAATATTCTTAATAAACTCTCTTTTTTTTGTATGTATTGTTGTTATTAAGTCGCCACCATCATCCATTGTTATGTTTGGTTCAATTTCAAGTGCTTTTTCTATGCACCAGTAATATTTGCTGTGATTTCCACGCCATGCAAAAACATTTATTCCATTTTTTGCAAGATATGCTGCTATTGCATCATTTGTTGATAGCGGGTTGGAGCCACATAGCGAGATTTTCGCCCCTCCTTCCTGCAATGTTTTTATAAGCACCGCTGTTTCCTTTGTAACATGCAGACAAGCTGAAATTTTTATTCCTTTTAATGGCTTTTCTTCTCTAAAATCTTCATTTATGCTCTTTAAAACAGGCATATTCTGCTGAGCCCATTTAAAAATCCTCTCTCCTTCTTTCGCTAAATTTATATCTTTTACCTTATATTTCATGAAAATAAAGATTTCTTGATTTATAACTTTATTGTTAGCATTTCCTTTCTGTGATACAATTGATTAATGTAAATTATGTTAATTTCATTCACTATCCATTTAACAGCAACTAATCATCTGCTATTGCCTTATTTGGTTTCCTTCCTTCTTCTTATCTGAAATGATAGAGCTCTGCCTGTATCTCATTTTTTCGATTTCCTCATCCCATTTCTCCAAGAAAATATAAGAATTATGGTTTATGCCACAAAACAGTTCCTACAACATATTCATTTGACTCTCCAAACCATGGAATTTCATGTTCATCTATAGGAACTATTATTTCTCTATCTTTCCTTATTTCTTGCATGCTCTTTTTTTCCTAATCTAATATAAAAGGTATCAGCATCTGGCATACTATTTTCTGGATATCTATTTCTAATTGAAAGATAGATAAGAGAAGCCAGCAATTCCTCATCTTTGTAAGATGAGTTATATCTTGAATGAAAATCTATTTAACTTCCTTAATGATTTATTATTGGTCCTGGAGCAAGGCATCCCATCCCTCATTAAGATGAGATATTGCTCCAGGACTTTAATTTTTTCTAAAAATTTCACTTTCGGAAATACTGCATTTTCCAAAAATAATAAATATTGAAAAATCTTTAACAAAAGGGATAAAAATGGGAACAAAAGGTAAAGAAATTGTTAAGGATTTGAAAAAAATAGTGAATGAGCTTAAGAAAGCTCTTGCTGATGAATGGCTTGCCTACTATCAATACTGGGCAGGCGCAAAAGTTGTGGAGGGAGCGATGAGGGAAATTATCTCGGCGGAGCTGGAAGAGCATGCTAAAGATGAGCTAAAGCATGCTGAAATGATAACAGGCAGGTTACTCCAGCTTGGTGAGAAGCCAATTTTGAGCCCGAAGGAATGGTATTCTCTTACAAACTGTGGATATGAAATTCCTTCCCCGAATGGGGAGAAAATAATTAAGCAGAATATAAAAGGAGAGCAGTGTGCAATAGATGTTTATAATAAATTACTCAAAATTACTGAGGGCAGGGATGTAATTACATATCAAATGATTCTTGAAATTCTAAAAGATGAAGTAGAGCATGAGGATGATTTGGAAATTTTACTTCAAGATATGAAAAGCATGAAGTAAATGTTACTAAAAAATACAAAATCTCTTTGCCCCGTATGCAAAAAAATAATTGATGCAGAGATATATGAAAAAAATGGAAAAGTAATGATCAGGAAGGAATGCAGTGAGCATGGAAAATTTGAAGATATTTACTGGAGCGATGCAAAGCTTTTTGAGAAAGCAGATAAATATTGGCCCGTTGAGCAAAAATTAAAAAATCCTCTTTACCCGGTAGTAGATGGCTGTCCTTTTGATTGCGGTCTTTGCGATGAGCACCGCACGCCTACAATTCTTGCAAACATTGATATAACCAACAGATGCAATTTGAGATGTCCAATATGCTTTGCAAATGCAAACTCAGCTGGCTATGTTTATGAAATCACATACAAGCAGGCGGTGGCGATGTTGCGCCTGCTGATGGAAAATGAGCCAAAGCCATATGCTGTGCAGTTCTCTGGGGGAGAGCCAACAATTCATCCCCAATTTCTTGATATGGTAAAATATGCAAGGAAGCTTGGATTTGTTCAAATTCAGGTTGCAACAAATGGGGTTAAGCTTGCTGAGGAGCCAGATTTTGCCCAGAAAATGCTCGATGCGGGCTTGCATACAGTATATTTACAGTTTGATGGGATTGATGAAAGAGTGTATGAAGCTGCAAGGGGGAGAAAACTTTTTGAAGTTAAAAAGAGAGCAATTGAAGCATGCAGAAATACGAAACCAACGCCGCTTAGCACTGTTCTTGTTCCAACAATTGTAAAGGGTGTTAATGATGATCAGATAATAAAAATAATAAATTTTGCAATAGAAAATATAGATGTTGTTCGCGGCATAAATTTTCAACCTGTTTCCTTTACTGGAAGAATAGATGAAAAAGAAAGAGAAAGGCAACGCTTCACTATACCGGATTTAATAAAAAGAATTGAGGAAGATACAGATGGAAAAATAACAAGAGAAGCATGGTATAGTGTGTCGTGCGTGTTGCCTCTTTTTGATATAGCAAATGCACTGGATAGGAAGGAGAGGGCAAAATTTACAATTCATCCTCACTGCGGGGCTGCAACATATATTTTTGTAAGAGGAAATGAAATAATACCGATAAATAAATTTGTTGATGTTGATGGCTTTCTTGAAGAAGCAAGGAAAATTGCAGAAGATTTTAAAAAATCAAGGTTTGCAAAATTGAAGCTTATAAAGGCAATGAAATTGACTAAATATATAGATGAAAAAGAATTGCCGGAGGGGAT
This genomic window contains:
- the priS gene encoding DNA primase catalytic subunit PriS — translated: MNFLKRKFFSYYLHPKIIFPNRIDRREYAFIPFDGEMRRHLAFASKEKILEYLKNEVPAHAYYSSAYYLHPSAERMDEKKWMGADLIFDLDADHLPNASQMSYEQSLEEVKKEASKLLSFLTDDFGFSENEIEIYFSGSRGYHFHVKNSRILSLGSQERREIVDYVTGRGLIIENVLKERIIPKGKFQDKTIEIDIKPGWKKRFAHALVNFFKEIKAKEKEEAINALIEIGKSRKVAEELYDLLTDERIKRIEEGKIDQATSFKKIIKPLMEKIFISLQSGADEPVTSDIKRLIRLPGSLHGKSGLMVAKVSSIDDFNPLCDAVVFGSEEIEVNVVKPLSIRMMENSFELKEGKEKLPEYLAVFLIARGFATI
- a CDS encoding DNA replication complex GINS family protein; this translates as MLTYEKLRNIDEMERNTSSLTKVDMDFYSQAISYMEEIESRIEKEKESPSHKIMILSDELRNTKRLLQSIFERRERKIISFALHSARTGKEMPENMTNEEKIFYEELLNVINAYRKKIFERKKDFAILRIKKEIPQFVGNDMKKYLLNKEDVVCLPYNLAKLIIERDAGEEINANF
- a CDS encoding NAD-dependent deacylase, with the translated sequence MKEVAKEIKNSKFCIALTGAGISTESGIPDFRGKNGIWSKYDINEYGTIESFVKNPSKIWKFFEEMIDGFKNAEPNIAHIALADMEKKGIVKAIITQNVDNLHAKAGSKNIIEFHGNFSRLKCIKCGRKFDMEEEMRICGCGGLVKPDMIMFGEEIPKDAIEKSFELAEKCDLILVIGTSCSVYPAAYIPVIAKRNGAKIVEINVEDTEITHLADYVLRGKCSEIISKILEEIKNLH
- a CDS encoding adenosylhomocysteinase; its protein translation is MKYKVKDINLAKEGERIFKWAQQNMPVLKSINEDFREEKPLKGIKISACLHVTKETAVLIKTLQEGGAKISLCGSNPLSTNDAIAAYLAKNGINVFAWRGNHSKYYWCIEKALEIEPNITMDDGGDLITTIHTKKREFIKNIIGGTEETTTGVKRQIAMEKEGVLSYPVVAVNESFTKYLFDNRYGTGQSTIDGILRTTSLLLAGKKFVVAGYGWCGRGLAMRARGMGARVIVCEVDEIKALEAVMDGFEVMQMGEAAKIGDIFVTVTGNKHVIGGHEIKKMKDGAILANSGHFDNEIDVEWLEEEKVKKEEIRENLVAYHLKNGKKIYLLAEGRLVNLAGAEGHPPEVMDMSFANQAMAVKWLVENKGKLENKVYRLTEEIDREVARRKLKTMGIKIDRLTEEQKKYMAGWKEGT
- a CDS encoding ferritin, which produces MGTKGKEIVKDLKKIVNELKKALADEWLAYYQYWAGAKVVEGAMREIISAELEEHAKDELKHAEMITGRLLQLGEKPILSPKEWYSLTNCGYEIPSPNGEKIIKQNIKGEQCAIDVYNKLLKITEGRDVITYQMILEILKDEVEHEDDLEILLQDMKSMK
- a CDS encoding radical SAM protein, whose amino-acid sequence is MLLKNTKSLCPVCKKIIDAEIYEKNGKVMIRKECSEHGKFEDIYWSDAKLFEKADKYWPVEQKLKNPLYPVVDGCPFDCGLCDEHRTPTILANIDITNRCNLRCPICFANANSAGYVYEITYKQAVAMLRLLMENEPKPYAVQFSGGEPTIHPQFLDMVKYARKLGFVQIQVATNGVKLAEEPDFAQKMLDAGLHTVYLQFDGIDERVYEAARGRKLFEVKKRAIEACRNTKPTPLSTVLVPTIVKGVNDDQIIKIINFAIENIDVVRGINFQPVSFTGRIDEKERERQRFTIPDLIKRIEEDTDGKITREAWYSVSCVLPLFDIANALDRKERAKFTIHPHCGAATYIFVRGNEIIPINKFVDVDGFLEEARKIAEDFKKSRFAKLKLIKAMKLTKYIDEKELPEGMNLKDVIKEILGKRDKKSLAKFHWKSLYIGAMHFQDLYNYDIERVIRCGIHYVTPDGRIIPFCAYNSGPTYREEVEKRFSTPLREKHAKSK